Within Paracoccus jeotgali, the genomic segment GGTGCCGGTGCTGCCGGTCGCCCGCGACGCCATCGAAACCTATCTGCGGCTTTGCCCCTATACGCTGACCCCTGACGAGGCGCTGTTTCGCGGCGCGCGCGGCGGGCCGCTGCGGCCGGGGGTGCTGGAAGGTGCCATGGCGCGGATGCGGCAATCGCTGGGTCTGCCGCCGACGGCCACGCCCCATGCGCTGCGCCACAGCTTTGCCACGCATCTGCTGTCGGCCGGGGGCGATCTGCGGACGATTCAGGAACTTCTGGGCCATGCCAGCCTGTCCACGACGCAGGTCTATACCGATGTCGACGACGTCCGCCTGCTCGAGATCTATCGCCGCGCCCATCCCCGCGCATGACCGCGCGTGCCGGGTTGCGCGCCGAGGGCCAGAGTGCGAAAACGCGCGCCATGCAAATTCGTCTGAAAGCCCTGCTCGTCCATCTGCTGACCGCCACCGGCGCCGTCTTGTCCATGCTGGCCATGCTGGCGGCGGTCGAGGCCGACTGGCCGCGCATGTTCTTCTGGCTGATCATCGCGCTGGTGGTGGACGGGATCGACGGGCCGCTGGCGCGGCGCTATCACGTCAAGGAAAACTGGGCGCTGTATGACGGCGTGCTGATGGACCTGATCATCGACTTTCTGACCTATGTCTTCATCCCCGCCTTCGCGCTGTTCGTGTCGGGGCTGCTGCCGGGCTGGACGGGGTGGCTGGCGATCATCGCGATCACCTATGGCTCGATCCTGTATTTCTCGGATACGCGGATGAAAACGCAGGACAATTCCTTTGCCGGTTTCCCCGCCTGCTGGAACATGGTGGTGCTGGTCCTGTTTGCGCTGAAGCCCGCCTTCTGGGTCAGCCTGGCGATCGTGGTGATCCTGACCTTCACCATGTTCACCAATCTGAAATTCATCCACCCGGTCCGCACGCAGCGCTGGCGGGCGGTCTCGCTGCCCATGTCGGTGGCATGGGTCGGGTTTTCGGTCTGGGCGATCATCGTCGATTTCCATCCAGCCAGCTGGGCGATCTGGGGGCTGGTCGTCACCAGCCTGTGGCTGATCTGCGCCGGCATCCTGCAACAGGCGATCCCGCCGCGCGGGGGCCGCGCCACAAGCTGAACCCCTTGGCTGAAATTCCTTGATTGCGGAAAATATACCCCCATGATGGCGCCTGACATCGCTTTTTGGGGGGAACAATGTTCCATAACTGGACCGCCACCGCCGTCACGGCGCTAAGCCTGCTGGCCGCGCCCGCGCTTGCCGCGCCGGATTCGATCACTCTGGGCATGGTGCTGGAACCGCCCAGCCTCGACCCGACCGCCAATGCCGCCGCCGCCATCGACGAGGTGGTCTATGCCAACCTGTTCGAGGGGCTGACCCGGTTCGGCCCCGACGGCACCATCCAGCCGGCGCTGGCCGAAAGCTGGGAGGTCAGCGAGGACGGCAAGACCTGGACCTTTCACCTGCATGAGGGCGTGACCTTCCATGACGGCGCCGAGTTCGATGCGTCCGACGCGGTTTTTTCGCTTGACCGCGCCCGCGCGCCGGAGTCGACCAACGCGCAAAAGCAGTTGTTCGAGGGGATCACGGAGGTCGAGGCCGTCGATCCCAGCACGCTGCGGATCGTGCTGGACGCGCCGGACGGGACCCTGCCCTTCAAGCTCGCCTGGGGCGACGCGGTCATGCTGGACCCGGCCAGCGCCGAGACGGCGGCCAGCAAGCCCATCGGGACCGGCCCCTTCCGCTTTGTCGACTGGAAGCAGGGCGATTCGATCCAGCTTGCCGCCTATGACGGCTATTGGGGCGACAAGCCCGCGCTGAGCAGCGCCACCTTTCGCTTCATCAGCGATCCGACCGCCGCCTTTGCCGCCATGATGGCCGAGGATGTGGACGCCTTCCCGATCTATCCCGCGCCCGAGACGCTGGCCCAGCTTGGCGCCGATCCGCGCTTCAAGGTCATCGTCGGCACCACCGAGGGCGAGACGATCCTCGCGCTGAACAAGGCCGTGCCGCCGCTGGACGATGTGCGCGTGCGTCAGGCCATCGCCCATGCCGTCGACCGGCAGGAGCTGATCGACGGCGCCATGTTCGGCTATGGCACGCCCATCGGCACCCATTTCGCGCCGCACCACCCGGATTACGTCGATCTGACCGACCGCTCGGCCCATGACCCCGACGCCGCCCGCGCGCTGCTGGCCGAGGCCGGGGCCGAGGGGCTGAAGCTGCGCCTTGCCCTGCCGCCCACGCCCTATGCCCGGCGCGGCGGCGAGTTGCTGGCAGCCCAGCTTCGCGATGTCGGGATCGAGACCACGATCACCAACATGGAATGGGCGCAGTGGCTCGAGACGGTGTTCAAGGGCAAGGATTACGACATGACCATCATCAGCCATGTCGAGCCGATGGATATCGAGATCTATGCCCGCGACGAGTATTACTTCAACTATAACAACCCGGAGCTGAAAAAGGTGATGGCCGAGGCGCGCACCACCGTCGATGACGCCAAGCGCTCTGACCTGCTGAAAGAGGCGCAGCGGATCATCGCGGATGATTACGCGAATATCTACCTGTTCCAGCTCGCCAAGACCGGGGTCGCCAATGCCAAGATCGAGGGGCTGTGGGAAAACACCCCCACCCCGCCAACGATCTGACCGGGGTTCACTGGGTCGATTGAGCCGCCAAACCGAGGAATGGGGGCGTCGCGTCTGCGGCGCCCTTTTTCGTGCGGTCAGTTCCGCAGCACGATGCAGGACAGCCCCACGGTGCGGGCCTTCTGGCAGAACAGGTTCGCTTCGCTGCGCGAGTTCCAGCCCACCTGCGCGGTATAGACCTTGCGCGTGCCCTTGCGCAGCGAGCGGCGGACATAGCTGACCTGCTTGGGGCCAAGGATCGGGCGCAGCGCCCGGTTCAGCCGCTGCACCTGCCCCTGCGCACCGCCTTTGGAGGGGTGAGAGGCCAGGATCACGCCCCAGGGCAGGACCGGCGACTGACCCGAGGGCGCGAATTCGCGCAGCTGCCGGTTGCCCGCCAGCCGGATGCAGGCATCCAGAAACGGCGCGTCGCCATCCAGCCGCAGATCCAGCTTGTCCGGGCCGGGCGGGTCCTCGCGCCAGCGCCAGGCGTTGAAGCCGGTGATCGCCTCGACATAATCCTGCGTCTCGTAAGGCAGCGTGCCACCGTCGCGCATGAAATCCGCCGCCCGCCGCTCGCCGCCATTATAGGCCACCGCCGCCAGCCCCAGCGAGCCATAAAAGCGGCTGAGGCGCGACAGATAGGACGCCGCGACCTGGATCGCCTCGGCCGGGTTAAAAGGGTCGTGCAGCCCGACGATCCGCGCGGTGCCGGGCATGAACTGCGCGATCCCCTCGGCACCAACGGGCGACAGGGCCGAGGGCTCGAACCGGCTCTCTTTCCAGATCAGGCGGGCGAGGAAATGCTTGTCCAGCCCCTCGCGAGAGGCGGCGCGCTCGATGGTGCGGCAGACGTCGGGGACATAGCTTGACACCTCGATGCAATGCAGCCCATCGGCGGTGCAGCGGCGGTCCTTGACCTCGGCCACCGGCGGCAGCCCATAGACCGCATCCACCGCCGGCCGCGCCTGCACCGCGCCCGCCGCCAGTCCCAACGCCGCCGCAACTGCCCACAACCGGCGCATCAAAGCCCCCTCACGCGTTCCACATTCGCTTGACCCCCGGACCTAGCAGATCGCGGCGGCGGGGGAAACGCTGGCAGGCCGGGGGTGGATCGGGATCGTCGGGCGGGGAGCGGAACGCGACACTACCGCCCGGCTGACCGGCAACGCGGCCCGCCTGCCCCATCGGTCAATCATCCAAAGCCGCGGCGGCGCGTCTGGCCTGACGGGCGGTCTTGCGGGCCTTGCGCTCGGCGCGGCGCAGCTTTTCCTCGGCCTTGCGGGCCTTTTTCAGCGCCTTCTTGCCCCCGAACTCGATGGCCGCGGCAATCAGACGTTCGCGCTTGTCATGGGCGCGGATGACCTTTTCGGCCCGCCGCTCGGCCTTTTCGGTGAGGTATTGCACCAGCTTGGCGCCGGTCAGAACCTCGTCGGCCTCGGTCTCGTCCGTGGGTTCGGCGGGCGCGGCAACGCCGTTCGTGCCGGGTGGGGCAGCGGTGCGGATGGCCGCAGGCTTGCGCGGGCCGCTGCCGCGACGGTCGGCGGCGGTCTTGCGCGGCAGACGGGCGGCGGGCTGGCGCTTGGCAGCTGCAACGCGCGGGGCGGCGGGCAGGACGGCGGCGCTGGCGCCTTCGGCCGGGGCCGCCTCGGGGGCGGCAGGCGGCGCTGATCCTTCCTCCGTGGCGGCGGCGTCCGGCTCCGCGCCCTCGCTGGCAGCGGCACGGCGCTGCAATTCGGCGCGGACGCGGCGAAGGGCAGCTTCCAGATAGTGACGCCGGTCGCCTTGGGTTGCATCGTCGCGGATCGCCTCGCGGGCGCGGCCCAGCTTGCCGACCAGATCATGCAAAGCCGCGTCGCCCAGCTTGCCGATCTGCGGTTTGCGGGTGCTTCTGGACCAGTCGAACTCGTCTTCGGTCAGTGCCTGTCGTTCCTGTAGGGCCAGATTCGCCATGCTCGATCCCCGCGCTGCTGAGCTATTGATAGCCACGCCGTCGGGCCTTGAAAAGCACCCCTCCGCGTGATCCGCGCAGCAAAAAGCCCCGGCCGACGGGCGACCGGGGCTGAATGGTGACGGCGTCGCAGATCAGCCGCGATAGGCGCTTTCAACCGGGCTCGCGCCAAAGGCCGCGGCCTCGCTCACGGGGGCCTGATTGACCGGCAGCGCATAGCCTTCGGGCGATTCGACCACCGGGCCTTCATAGCGGACGCTTTCGGCCTGGGTGCGGACCTTGACGCGGGTGCCGTTCGGCACGCGCTCGAACATGTCCATGATGTCCTGGTTGAACATGCGGATACAGCCCGCCGAGGTCGCCTTGCCGACCGAGGACGGGTCCAGCGTGCCGTGAATCCGGTAATAGGTGTCGCGGCCGTTCTGATAGAGATACAGCGCCCGCGAGCCGAGCGGGTTGTCGAGACCGCCCTTCATCCCGCCCTTCAGCGGGCCGTAAAGCTCTGGCTGGCTGCTGACCATGTTGGCGGTGGGCGTCCAGCTGGGCCAGGTCGCCTTGCGGGCGATGGTGCCTTCGCCGGCAAAGTTCTTGCCGGCCGCGCCCACGGCCACGCCGTAACGCTCGGCCATGCCGCCGTCCTGCACATAATACAGCACCCGCGCATAGGGGTCGACGACGATGGTGCCGGCGCCTTCGGGGCCGTTATAGGGCACCGTCGTCCGCATCGTGCGTTCGTTCAGATAGGCGGTCTTGATGGCCTTGATCTCGACAGGCTCGCCATTCGGCCCGATATCAGTGCGGGCCTCGTAATAGCTGGGGACGGTCTTGCTGGGCGCGGTCGACGCCGTCGGCTGGCTGGGCGCACAGGCAGCGAGCCCCAGCAGGACAGCAAGCGCGATGGGATAAAGGCGCATCATCGGTTCCTTTTGCTTCACGCGGCAGCGTTGCTGCGGCAGAGGAAATGGGTGGCGGGGCGCGTCGATGCGCCCCCATGTCACAGGGCTATCGCCCCGATATGTCATCAAAAGCAACCCTTGCGCCGGCGGGTTCCCGACCATTTGAACACAAGCG encodes:
- a CDS encoding CDP-alcohol phosphatidyltransferase family protein; the encoded protein is MQIRLKALLVHLLTATGAVLSMLAMLAAVEADWPRMFFWLIIALVVDGIDGPLARRYHVKENWALYDGVLMDLIIDFLTYVFIPAFALFVSGLLPGWTGWLAIIAITYGSILYFSDTRMKTQDNSFAGFPACWNMVVLVLFALKPAFWVSLAIVVILTFTMFTNLKFIHPVRTQRWRAVSLPMSVAWVGFSVWAIIVDFHPASWAIWGLVVTSLWLICAGILQQAIPPRGGRATS
- a CDS encoding L,D-transpeptidase, translating into MMRLYPIALAVLLGLAACAPSQPTASTAPSKTVPSYYEARTDIGPNGEPVEIKAIKTAYLNERTMRTTVPYNGPEGAGTIVVDPYARVLYYVQDGGMAERYGVAVGAAGKNFAGEGTIARKATWPSWTPTANMVSSQPELYGPLKGGMKGGLDNPLGSRALYLYQNGRDTYYRIHGTLDPSSVGKATSAGCIRMFNQDIMDMFERVPNGTRVKVRTQAESVRYEGPVVESPEGYALPVNQAPVSEAAAFGASPVESAYRG
- a CDS encoding lytic transglycosylase domain-containing protein produces the protein MRRLWAVAAALGLAAGAVQARPAVDAVYGLPPVAEVKDRRCTADGLHCIEVSSYVPDVCRTIERAASREGLDKHFLARLIWKESRFEPSALSPVGAEGIAQFMPGTARIVGLHDPFNPAEAIQVAASYLSRLSRFYGSLGLAAVAYNGGERRAADFMRDGGTLPYETQDYVEAITGFNAWRWREDPPGPDKLDLRLDGDAPFLDACIRLAGNRQLREFAPSGQSPVLPWGVILASHPSKGGAQGQVQRLNRALRPILGPKQVSYVRRSLRKGTRKVYTAQVGWNSRSEANLFCQKARTVGLSCIVLRN